The Oncorhynchus gorbuscha isolate QuinsamMale2020 ecotype Even-year linkage group LG08, OgorEven_v1.0, whole genome shotgun sequence DNA window TCACTGCTGGCACTACCAACCATGTCTATGACGTCTATGAATAGTTTCCTTGTTTGTAGTATTGTGATTGCTTCAAATATTGAGTTCCTTGACACTATGCTGTTTGCCAGTTGTGCACTGCTTGCCAGTTGCTAGCTATTATCTTAAATATTACTTTATGTATCTCTGGCGTAATAAACATACGAGGACACAAAGTATGGACGTTTGTCATTTTATCAACATTCATTCACAACGTAAGAAAACACccataaattcacacaggatgacaattttttttttttggagggggggggggggtcaagatAACATCAGGCTACCTCTGAAACCAAAGCCttatcaactaaatgtattgataaAGTTGCTCATAAAGGATACTGGGTGGCCTATTCCTGGTAAAGGGAGTGCTGCCCTCTAGTGGAGAGCATGGTCTCTCGAATCTGCTGCAGCAAACTTTCAGGTTGTGAGCTCAGAGTTGAATGATCAAGTCTCTTGAAGTCTTCATTGCAGAGCATGCATTCTAGAATGTGAGCCACCCTCTGTAGGTCAAAGGCAGCATGGTGAAGCCCCAATGTGGCCAGGGTCTCTGAAAGATGACGTGGGTAATTTGAGGAGTTGTTTTCGGAGCAAGAACTCAAGAAGGACATGCGGTTGTCAGCGATAATCTTCAGGAAAGTGGCAAACTCCCCATAATCAATCCCAGAGCAAGACTTCATGATGACCTGTAAAACAAAATACCAACTCAAGACTACACAGCTTTTTAAAATGCATCTGCTTTGTCagacagtgcctttggaaagtattcagaccccttgactttggcacattttgttatgttacagccttattctaaagtggatcaaataaaatcctcagcaatctacacacaataccccataatgacagtgaaaacaggcttttattcatgttttaaaatgtattaaaaataaaaccgataccttatttacattagtattcagaccctttgctatgagactcgaaattgagatcaggagcattctgtttccattgctcatccttgagatgcttctacaacttgattggaccttttatatagacaggtgtgtacctttccaaatcatgtccaatcaattgagtttaccacaggtggactccaatcaagttgtagaagcatctcaaggatgagcaatggaaacagaatgctcctgatctcaatttcgagtctcatagcaaagggtctgaatggagtttgccaaaaggcacctaaagactctcagaccatgagaaacaagattctctggtctgatgaaaccatgaatgaactctttggccagaatgccaagcgtcacatctggaggaaacctgagtacaaagtacagagtaaacggtctgaatacttatgtaatgtgatattttaatacatttgtctaaacctgtttttgctttgtcattatggggtattgtgtgtagatgaatgaggggggggggataaaCTCATTTTAGAacgaggctgtaacgtaataaaatgtggaaaaagtcaaggggtctgaatactttccgaaggcactgtatgtctatCTCCAGGTGTCTTCTATACCTGGCAGTGCTGATGCCATGAATCCATAGTgttcctccattcctctatttCCCTCTGGACAGCAGACAGCTCATTCTGAAGGAACTGCCACATAATGTCCACATTGCAGCCATTCAGCCAGTTATGGTTGATGGAGATGGTGTCTTCCTGCAGGATAGTGAGACAGAAGTCAGGTTACTTAGTTCAAAATTAGCCATATGAACCATACAGGTGCTTAACTGATAatgatttgtaaaaaaaaactcTTGATCAAGTGTACCACTTAAGTAATCCAAACTGCAGTACTTACCAAATTATAAACCTGATGGTGCCAACCACTGGGCACAAATATGATCTCCCCTGCTTCCTGAATGATCTCTAGTGGTTGACAGGCCTCATCACAGTGTGGGAATTGCACCTTGTCTCGAATCTCAGGGGCAGTGACGTCATAAGCAAGGTTGCCATGGCTGTCTCGTAGAAACTCTTCTTGGCCTGGGGGATACAGGAGCCATTTCTTCCTGCCACAGATGTTCGCTGACCAGCTGTAGGAGCGGAACACATCCGCGTGGAATGGCGTCCTATAGCAAAAAGAGGAAAAAGCAAACACatgttgttagaggagacagagatttAAGAGAATATCTATTATAGACTCTATAATGAAATGTTTTGTTATACCATGAGCCTTTGGGTCCCATGTAGACGAACCGGTAGTCATCCACCTCCAAAGTATCCCAATACTCATTAAGCCAGTCAGAGGAAAAGAAGACTGGGGTAGTGTAAACATTGTGTTCAGGAAAATCCCTGTGAAAGACAGAGGACGGAACCATTGAGCCATGTTTAGCTTATTCTTGATACAGCTACATTCAGtatatacattatttacatactGTAAAAACGTTCcaatcattttttatttaatttatttcacctttatttaaccaggtaggctagttgagaacaagttctcatttacaactgcaacctggccaagataaagcaaagcagtgcgacacaaaaacagagttacacatggaataaacaaacacacagtcaataacacaatagaaaaaaagtctatatacagtctatatacagtgtgctcTTACTTCAGATGGCAACATACAGGTGAATTCAATACCTTGACATGTGCCAATCTTTCAGATAGAGACATCCTTTTGGTGATGAGTGTCCATTCTGTATGTACTCTCTCCAGTAGTGAATAAATTCCTTGAAAGGAATAATTTGTTTGGGGTTTGCATTGTATTCTTTCGCATTGCAGTTTGCAACTGGAACCGGAGTCTCATCTGCAAGAGGAAAAAAAGATAAATACTTTGAAATCACAATTTACAAAATAGGTTATTGGTTCATCATAACTGCAACACATGTTTTATTACCAAATATATACATCAGATAATTACACAAAGCACGAGAAATGATTGTCAAATCACAGATCAGAACAACCCATCCATAGGCTAATCAAACTCATTAATTTGACATCAAAGTTACTGGACATTGTAATAGATATGTAGCGAACAACATTTATTCACCAAATTGCTGCAGCAGTTTCTGGAAGTTTGGCTTCCCCTCTTCAGTGACCCACTGTTTCCTACATTTCCAGTCTTCAGTAAATTTCCTCGAGAACATGCATGGGTGGTTAGGAAGTAAGTACTTTTTAAAGAATTTGGAATAGCTCAAATCCTTCTCTATGTAATCCACAAAGTGCGAAGACCAAAATTGTTCATAGGATTGCCTTGATATTTTAACGAGGCTGCAGCAGTTATGATAAGACTCCCTGTCCATGATACTGGATGATGTAAACAAGTCCTGGgtgtaacgttaactagctaactaaTTAGCAAGCAATTGAAACAAGAGACGTACCTAAACTATAGTGACATGATATGTCATATTAATTGCTTTTCCACCATTTATTATTGGATTTACATTGCAAAGATAAATCAAAAATGTGGAGAAAATGGTTCGTTCATTCGAGCCTAAAAATAGCTTCCTATGGCTATGCTATTTTGCATTTTAGGGGACCACATTTATAGATGCACACGCCCAATATTTGCTTTAATTTTTCGTTTTTTTTGTACATGATTGTTTCCGTAATGTTTGCTAATTCAACGTTGAATGTCTTTAGTAAATATACACTTTGAAATTAGACATTAATAATGCACATTCTACACATTTCAAATAGCAGGATCATTGTTTCTAGACGGACTGTAAACATGTCTGTACTGAGGAAGTGacgtcttttaatgtccaaacaaaTCTCTCGCTTGGGAACCAATCtgcgaagaaaaaaaaaatcttacatttgtttttatgtttacaattattaaagtggcaccTTAAAATATATATTAACAGTTTCCATGCAGAGCAGCTGTACTCAACTAATGCACAATCGATAATATTATCGTCTTACGCAACATTACAAAACTGTAGCTTCTGATTTCCTGGAATAGTCATAACCCTGCAGGAGCTCAGGTGCCAGGTTTGTTTAAAAAGTCAACAAAATCATCAAACAATGTTGAAAGATCGCTAGTTAcctattttgtttgtttgaacACGAATGTAATTTACTCCAAATACACATTTTCTTATCTTTTATTTGAGATGAACGCTTATGAAAaggtctgctagctagctagcttcctgACATGTTATGATTTTGCATGTTTTGCtagtcagctaacgttagcaagcttAGCATAGACATAGTGGTACTCTAATAAGGTAGCTAGTACACAGTAACATATGTATCTAGCTAGCTGTACTGTCCATATAGTAGGTCTAAATAGCTAGTCCAAAATAACTTGATTACCATGACAGCTAGCTACTTACATAACATAGTTATATTACTGCCGGGTTGATTGAAATTCCTAGCTAGCAGTTCCAACGTTTTAGTCTCTAATCTTTTATCTCGATTAACATATTGACCTTGAttcaaatattatttacaatacAACATTTTAACATGTTCACCCATCTCTTCCTAGGTGAGCATCTGAAGCCAAGCCAAAATGACATGCCCAACCCGAGACATCCCCATCCACAGCTGGCCAGGCTCCTACTACATCAACAGTGAGAAGCGCTGGGATGCCGGCACCCTGTCCCTGACCCGCACCATGCTGCGCTTCACCTCAGACCAGAGCAAAGAGAACCTGGTTGGCTTCCGCCTCTCAAGGATCATGGAGATCAAGATGGAGTCGTCCAGCTTCATCTTCAGCACTCTGACCGTGTTGGAGCATGGGAATATCAAGCACTGGTTCGGCTCGCTGAGGCCCAACCGGGTGGTGGTCTACAATGTCCTGGAGCATTTctggagggagaggttgttgtccccaTCTGCAGAGTTTCAGGGGGCTGAGGCACAGCCGACCAAGGGGAGGGAGCTGATTAACCTGGTTGCGGGGGCTCAGAGAAGGCTAGAGGACACAGGGAATGTCCTCCACCACCAGGGAGAGCAGTTTGATAACGTCATGCATGGCCTAGGCAAGATCGACTCAGATCTGGGCGTGGCAGGCAGGTAAGGTGGATATTGAATTCTACCTCTGGGCCCTGTCAGTcctttgttttattgttttgaaaTATTGTAGCTAATCATGGAGATTTTCCGAAGTTTTGATGCCTTTCTATCCACATGATGATTAAATATACACTAATATATAGTAGTGGTTAATTATTTGAGATTGGATAGCTATTATCCAGAACATGTTTACCCTTCTTAATTTGTATGAACCGTCACTGAATTGGATGCATTCCTCTAACTTCTGTCACTATTATCTCTGCAGGCTactgtctgaactggagtctcCCCCTTGgtggccttttggcaaactacccTGGAAGAGTCAGCAGGATGTCAAGGCTGAGCATGCTGCCAGAGAGGCTGCTTGTAAGTTAACAGGAACAGGCAAGCACAGAGTGATCACCAGCATACCAGCCATCGTCTCCAGAGGTGGAGACTCAGACCTGAAGCCTGGTTGCTTGATGGTGATGGTCTCCTCATTAGAAGTCCGAGACACAAACTATGTGCTGCTCCACCGCTTTCAGAGGGATGAGGTGGATGACATCCGGGTGCACAATCCGTATGAGATCAGTGTGAGGCAGAGGTTCATAGGGAAGCCAGACATATGCTTCCGACTCCTGTCGGCTAAGATGCCAGAGGCCATGTCAGTGCTAGAGATACAGTATAAGAAGAAGGTGGAGTACACAAGTGAGTACTCTGCCTTCCTGACGACCCCAGCTACGACCCCATGTGACCAGGATCAAGGTTCAATATGGAATGCAGGTAAGAAGTTTAGATTATCCTCTGTGGTCC harbors:
- the LOC124041737 gene encoding synaptosomal-associated protein 47-like isoform X1, with the translated sequence MTCPTRDIPIHSWPGSYYINSEKRWDAGTLSLTRTMLRFTSDQSKENLVGFRLSRIMEIKMESSSFIFSTLTVLEHGNIKHWFGSLRPNRVVVYNVLEHFWRERLLSPSAEFQGAEAQPTKGRELINLVAGAQRRLEDTGNVLHHQGEQFDNVMHGLGKIDSDLGVAGRLLSELESPPWWPFGKLPWKSQQDVKAEHAAREAACKLTGTGKHRVITSIPAIVSRGGDSDLKPGCLMVMVSSLEVRDTNYVLLHRFQRDEVDDIRVHNPYEISVRQRFIGKPDICFRLLSAKMPEAMSVLEIQYKKKVEYTSEYSAFLTTPATTPCDQDQGSIWNAAGLLQYQETEVPMTVPAGELSQVQVHVLKPEVTQAEAQEIRQMLMQLKNLALEAETELERQDEALDILTSSTDRATMHIDKHTCRMKRLL
- the LOC124041737 gene encoding synaptosomal-associated protein 47-like isoform X2, whose amino-acid sequence is MTCPTRDIPIHSWPGSYYINSEKRWDAGTLSLTRTMLRFTSDQSKENLVGFRLSRIMEIKMESSSFIFSTLTVLEHGNIKHWFGSLRPNRVVVYNVLEHFWRERLLSPSAEFQGAEAQPTKGRELINLVAGAQRRLEDTGNVLHHQGEQFDNVMHGLGKIDSDLGVAGRLLSELESPPWWPFGKLPWKSQQDVKAEHAAREAACKLTGTGKHRVITSIPAIVSRGGDSDLKPGCLMVMVSSLEVRDTNYVLLHRFQRDEVDDIRVHNPYEISVRQRFIGKPDICFRLLSAKMPEAMSVLEIQYKKKVEYTSEYSAFLTTPATTPCDQDQGSIWNAGLLQYQETEVPMTVPAGELSQVQVHVLKPEVTQAEAQEIRQMLMQLKNLALEAETELERQDEALDILTSSTDRATMHIDKHTCRMKRLL
- the LOC124041736 gene encoding 2-oxoglutarate and iron-dependent oxygenase JMJD4-like, producing the protein MDRESYHNCCSLVKISRQSYEQFWSSHFVDYIEKDLSYSKFFKKYLLPNHPCMFSRKFTEDWKCRKQWVTEEGKPNFQKLLQQFDETPVPVANCNAKEYNANPKQIIPFKEFIHYWREYIQNGHSSPKGCLYLKDWHMSRDFPEHNVYTTPVFFSSDWLNEYWDTLEVDDYRFVYMGPKGSWTPFHADVFRSYSWSANICGRKKWLLYPPGQEEFLRDSHGNLAYDVTAPEIRDKVQFPHCDEACQPLEIIQEAGEIIFVPSGWHHQVYNLEDTISINHNWLNGCNVDIMWQFLQNELSAVQREIEEWRNTMDSWHQHCQVIMKSCSGIDYGEFATFLKIIADNRMSFLSSCSENNSSNYPRHLSETLATLGLHHAAFDLQRVAHILECMLCNEDFKRLDHSTLSSQPESLLQQIRETMLSTRGQHSLYQE